Proteins found in one Nocardia brasiliensis ATCC 700358 genomic segment:
- a CDS encoding phosphatase PAP2 family protein has protein sequence MPGSRQDVIPRGVPTLGGIAVGATVAGALPATFPPDGGPTALDRALATPIRAALDARPGLAELLVVPSNAYILLPLLAIAAGWFAYRRHWRSAALMLAVPGSAVALNAWVWKPLWHRQLHDYLAYPSGHTVHLVAIATTFFVLVDTTRARLSTVAVAIPALLAAAIGMIGLDYHLPTDIIGGTAAAVAMVLTFCWAARLLPGDTAPQRNSP, from the coding sequence GTGCCAGGATCGCGACAAGACGTCATTCCACGGGGCGTACCCACCCTCGGCGGTATCGCGGTGGGCGCCACCGTGGCCGGCGCGCTGCCCGCGACGTTTCCACCCGACGGCGGCCCCACTGCGCTGGACCGCGCGCTGGCAACCCCGATCCGTGCCGCGCTCGACGCCCGGCCCGGTCTCGCGGAACTCTTGGTCGTCCCGAGCAACGCCTATATCTTGCTGCCGCTGCTGGCCATCGCCGCCGGCTGGTTCGCCTACCGACGGCACTGGCGCAGCGCGGCCCTCATGCTCGCGGTCCCCGGCTCGGCGGTCGCGCTCAACGCCTGGGTGTGGAAACCGCTGTGGCATCGGCAACTCCACGACTATCTGGCCTATCCCAGCGGCCACACCGTGCATCTGGTCGCGATCGCGACCACGTTCTTCGTGCTCGTCGATACCACGCGCGCACGCCTGAGCACGGTCGCCGTCGCGATACCGGCGCTGCTCGCTGCGGCAATCGGCATGATCGGACTGGACTATCACCTGCCCACCGACATCATCGGCGGCACGGCGGCCGCGGTGGCCATGGTGCTGACGTTCTGCTGGGCGGCGCGACTGTTACCGGGCGATACCGCGCCCCAACGCAATTCGCCCTGA
- a CDS encoding ATP-binding protein produces the protein MVGDDVQPSLAGTYRLPTVVGRAAELAEMGRLLSDPRVRLLTLTGTAGVGKTVLAREALSDTTLDGRRRAAVDLVDGDDPGGVWQAVLASANRVLPGSAAATPGRDTAFDVLVDRLGEHPLVLLLDNCDRVVERISTDLVRLLACCPNLIVVATSRIPFRLYRECVLCVRPLPTDTGSGDYYPGSSFAAELLLDSIDSHYRGSATMADRLVVDEIVAELDGVPLALELAAGTIARIGPVRTLQQIKAGGELQSPGYVDVPARHRSLPGAVEWGLRDLAPEALELLLRLSLYESVIDTDTACLAVGIGEEQAAAALADLVQRSLLDHTVSGPRGNGYRLFAPVRAYCRHALRADPARAEEIRADQVHRLGRLAETIGPQFEQHEQRGVALATAGRLIADFLAALHYLIDTGQPEQAVRLAAVLESAWIQHGYQAELESVLAKALEMSDRTTLTPGVTAPLCLEVLGVWAGRSGRLRRAVDLLTSSVAAYRRFDRPLDAARTAVPLAVALAAVGEHDTARDLLRMAARYRDELGGPWPMRIELSLRLVTLPDPPRRDTAAWSEIRDRIRQLDSTARLIGLNTLARTQIGPLTADRAQSLYRENLANNDLSTHVLQTIVALEGCARAYDAVGVEYAEPTLTLLLAARHLRATHGIPLLGAGDPAPRLAENRNAVGESKFREIQRLAAESTLTEAVAYARNAPTLPDPEDSPLAALTNRQREIATLVATGMTNRMIATQLRISEWTVVNHVRQVMLKLDCPSRLHVALVVEREAQLGDPAPEAPRIALARKP, from the coding sequence ATGGTGGGCGATGATGTCCAGCCGTCGCTGGCTGGCACCTATCGGCTTCCGACGGTGGTCGGACGGGCGGCCGAGCTGGCCGAAATGGGGCGTCTGCTCAGCGATCCGCGCGTTCGGCTGCTGACCCTCACCGGAACGGCCGGCGTCGGCAAGACCGTGCTGGCCCGGGAAGCGTTGTCGGACACCACACTCGACGGACGTCGCCGGGCGGCGGTCGATCTCGTGGACGGCGACGACCCGGGTGGCGTCTGGCAGGCGGTGCTGGCGTCGGCGAATCGGGTACTGCCGGGTTCGGCCGCCGCGACACCCGGACGCGACACCGCGTTCGACGTGCTGGTGGATCGGCTCGGCGAGCACCCCCTGGTGCTGTTGCTGGACAACTGCGATCGAGTAGTCGAGCGGATCTCCACCGATCTCGTGCGCCTGCTCGCGTGCTGCCCGAACCTGATCGTCGTGGCGACCAGCCGGATTCCGTTCCGGCTCTACCGCGAATGCGTGCTGTGCGTGCGTCCGCTGCCCACCGACACCGGTAGTGGCGACTACTACCCGGGCTCCTCCTTCGCCGCGGAACTGCTGCTCGACAGCATCGACAGTCACTACCGCGGGTCGGCCACCATGGCGGATCGGCTGGTCGTGGACGAGATCGTGGCGGAGTTGGACGGGGTGCCGCTGGCGCTCGAGCTGGCCGCGGGCACCATCGCCCGGATCGGCCCGGTGCGCACCCTGCAGCAGATCAAAGCCGGCGGCGAGCTGCAATCACCCGGGTATGTGGACGTCCCGGCCCGGCATCGGTCCCTGCCCGGAGCGGTCGAGTGGGGTCTGCGCGACCTCGCGCCCGAGGCGCTCGAGCTGCTGCTGCGCCTTTCGCTGTACGAGTCGGTGATCGATACCGACACCGCCTGTCTCGCAGTGGGTATCGGCGAGGAGCAGGCCGCGGCGGCGCTGGCCGACCTGGTGCAGCGCAGCCTGCTCGACCACACGGTGAGTGGCCCGCGAGGCAACGGTTACCGGCTCTTCGCGCCGGTGCGCGCCTACTGCCGGCACGCGTTGCGCGCGGACCCGGCGCGGGCCGAGGAGATTCGTGCGGACCAGGTACACCGCCTCGGTCGGCTCGCCGAGACCATCGGCCCGCAGTTCGAGCAGCACGAGCAGCGCGGTGTCGCGCTGGCCACCGCGGGCCGCCTGATCGCGGACTTCCTTGCCGCACTGCACTATCTGATCGACACCGGCCAACCCGAACAGGCGGTCCGGCTCGCGGCGGTGCTGGAATCGGCGTGGATCCAGCACGGCTATCAGGCCGAGCTGGAGTCGGTGCTGGCCAAGGCGCTGGAGATGAGCGACCGGACGACGCTCACGCCCGGCGTGACGGCGCCGCTGTGCCTCGAGGTGCTCGGCGTCTGGGCGGGTCGCTCGGGCCGGCTGCGCCGGGCCGTCGATCTGCTCACGAGTTCTGTTGCCGCATACCGGCGTTTCGACCGTCCCCTGGACGCGGCCCGGACGGCGGTGCCGCTGGCGGTGGCGCTGGCCGCGGTGGGGGAGCACGACACCGCCCGGGACCTGTTGCGAATGGCGGCGCGCTACCGCGACGAACTCGGCGGTCCGTGGCCGATGCGGATCGAACTGTCCCTGCGCCTGGTGACGCTGCCCGATCCGCCGCGGCGCGATACCGCGGCCTGGTCCGAGATCCGGGATCGGATCCGGCAGTTGGACAGCACCGCGCGCCTGATCGGACTGAACACCTTGGCGCGCACACAGATCGGGCCGCTGACCGCGGATCGCGCCCAGTCGCTGTACCGGGAGAATCTGGCGAACAACGACCTGTCCACCCATGTGCTGCAGACGATCGTCGCGCTCGAAGGCTGTGCTCGCGCCTACGACGCGGTCGGCGTCGAGTATGCCGAACCGACGTTGACCCTGCTCCTCGCGGCCCGTCACCTGCGGGCCACGCACGGGATCCCGCTGCTCGGCGCGGGCGATCCCGCGCCCCGCTTGGCGGAGAACCGGAACGCGGTGGGCGAGAGCAAGTTCCGTGAGATCCAGCGGCTGGCGGCGGAATCGACCCTGACCGAGGCGGTCGCCTACGCGCGGAACGCGCCCACGCTGCCCGACCCGGAAGATTCCCCGCTGGCCGCCCTGACGAACCGGCAGCGCGAGATCGCGACACTGGTGGCGACCGGGATGACCAACCGGATGATCGCGACCCAGTTGCGGATCTCCGAATGGACCGTGGTGAACCACGTCCGGCAGGTGATGCTCAAGCTCGACTGCCCGTCCCGGCTGCACGTCGCACTGGTGGTGGAACGCGAAGCGCAACTCGGCGATCCGGCCCCGGAGGCGCCCCGAATCGCGTTGGCGCGCAAGCCGTGA
- a CDS encoding LLM class F420-dependent oxidoreductase produces MRYGIVLFTSDRGITPAEAAVAAEGVGFDTFYVPEHTHIPVVRAAAHPRTGDASLPDDRYLRTLDPWVALGTVAAVTSRIGLSTAVALPAEHHPITLAKTIASLDHLSGGRVSLGVGFGWNTDELAHHGVPPNKRRTVLREHLDAMRAIWTEEEASFAGEFVQFGASWSWPKPVQKRIPVLLGAAGTEKTFGWLADHADGWITTPTEDGLDSKIALLQRVWREHERAGNPEIVALAGRHNAEQLAQWADFGVTEVVFGMPDRSPEEVQAYLARLAGKLGIG; encoded by the coding sequence GTGCGGTACGGAATTGTGTTGTTCACCAGCGATCGGGGCATCACGCCCGCGGAGGCGGCGGTGGCCGCCGAAGGTGTCGGTTTCGATACCTTCTACGTACCGGAACACACGCACATTCCCGTGGTGCGGGCCGCGGCGCACCCGCGGACGGGTGACGCGAGCCTGCCCGACGATCGCTACCTGCGCACGCTCGACCCCTGGGTCGCGCTGGGCACCGTCGCCGCGGTCACCAGCCGGATCGGGCTCTCGACAGCGGTCGCGCTGCCCGCCGAACATCATCCGATCACCCTGGCGAAGACCATCGCCTCGCTCGACCACCTTTCCGGCGGACGCGTCAGCCTCGGCGTCGGATTCGGCTGGAACACCGACGAACTCGCCCATCACGGCGTCCCCCCGAACAAGCGCCGGACCGTGCTGCGCGAACACCTGGACGCGATGCGCGCCATCTGGACCGAGGAAGAAGCCAGCTTCGCCGGCGAGTTCGTGCAGTTCGGCGCGAGCTGGTCCTGGCCCAAGCCGGTGCAGAAACGCATCCCGGTGCTGCTCGGCGCGGCGGGCACGGAGAAGACCTTCGGCTGGCTGGCCGACCACGCCGACGGGTGGATCACCACGCCCACCGAGGACGGGCTGGACTCCAAAATCGCACTGTTGCAGCGGGTCTGGCGCGAACACGAGCGCGCGGGTAACCCCGAGATCGTCGCCCTCGCGGGCCGCCACAACGCGGAGCAGTTGGCGCAGTGGGCCGACTTCGGCGTCACCGAAGTCGTTTTCGGCATGCCGGATCGTTCACCCGAGGAAGTGCAGGCCTACCTGGCGCGGCTTGCGGGAAAGCTCGGGATCGGGTGA
- a CDS encoding SDR family oxidoreductase: protein MSKLQGKAALVTGSSRGIGRGIARRLARDGALVAVHYSADEVAGKETVRQIESAGGCAFLVQADLATTEAIPELFAALEVELRVRAGAPTLDILVNNAAHTGFEVATPEDVTPELFDRTIAVNARAPFYLTLRALRLMPEGGRIVNISSGLTRTSFPSQICDAMSKGALEQITVQLARYVAPRGITINTVAPGVTDTGGPVFADPAAVAELAEWSAFNRVGEVGDIADVVAFLASDDARWVTGSYIDATGGTLL, encoded by the coding sequence ATGAGCAAGCTGCAGGGCAAAGCCGCCCTGGTCACCGGATCGAGTCGCGGCATCGGGCGCGGGATCGCCCGCCGCCTCGCCCGGGACGGCGCGTTGGTGGCGGTGCACTACTCGGCCGATGAGGTGGCGGGCAAGGAAACCGTGCGGCAGATCGAGAGCGCGGGCGGCTGCGCATTCTTGGTCCAGGCCGACCTCGCCACCACGGAGGCGATACCGGAGCTGTTCGCCGCGCTCGAGGTGGAACTACGGGTGCGCGCCGGCGCGCCGACGCTCGACATCCTGGTCAACAACGCGGCGCATACCGGCTTCGAGGTCGCGACACCCGAAGACGTCACACCCGAACTGTTCGATCGCACCATCGCGGTGAACGCCCGAGCGCCGTTCTACCTGACCCTGCGCGCGCTGCGGCTGATGCCCGAGGGCGGGCGGATCGTCAACATCTCCTCCGGCCTGACCCGCACCTCCTTCCCGTCGCAGATCTGCGACGCGATGAGCAAAGGCGCGCTCGAGCAGATCACCGTGCAATTGGCCCGCTACGTCGCGCCGCGCGGGATCACGATCAACACGGTCGCGCCCGGCGTGACCGATACCGGCGGGCCGGTCTTCGCCGATCCCGCCGCCGTCGCGGAACTCGCCGAATGGTCCGCGTTCAACCGGGTCGGCGAGGTCGGCGATATCGCCGACGTGGTCGCCTTCCTCGCCTCCGACGACGCCCGTTGGGTCACCGGCTCGTACATCGACGCCACCGGCGGCACCCTGCTCTGA